A genomic region of Mugil cephalus isolate CIBA_MC_2020 chromosome 5, CIBA_Mcephalus_1.1, whole genome shotgun sequence contains the following coding sequences:
- the hs6st2 gene encoding heparan-sulfate 6-O-sulfotransferase 2 isoform X1, giving the protein MDEKSNHHRLLIVLLMVLLFGVIMIQYVCPSRSECQMLHHLGSWFNAGSATSSRGAGSEIQGGLQKDPYIAEDGALARFVPRFNFTKADLNRVVEFKIKGDDVIVFLHIQKTGGTTFGRHLVRNIQLERPCECHAGQKKCTCFRPGKKETWLFSRFSTGWSCGLHADWTELTSCVPSRMNSPDAPKNLPSRNYYYITILRDPVSRYLSEWRHVQRGATWKASLHVCDGRSPTLTELPSCYSGDDWSGCTLQEFMDCPYNLANNRQTRMLADLSLVGCYNVSAMSEEERWAVLLESAKRNLRGMAFFGLTEYQRKTQYLFERTFNLEFIAPFTQLNGTRASSVEVPSETQCRIRQLNRWDVELYEYARDLFLQRFQVARQQERRQARERRQQERRRLRGRLATKQERQLKPTETPRQSNIHSVKAEEQRREDAAEDGVESEVLLPDWWDLDENSTMEDYLDNVEQW; this is encoded by the exons ATGGATGAGAAATCCAACCACCACCGGCTCCTGATCGTACTCCTCATGGTGTTGCTCTTTGGCGTCATTATGATCCAGTATGTTTGCCCGAGCAGGTCCGAGTGCCAGATGCTCCACCATCTGGGATCCTGGTTTAACGCCGGCAGCGCAACTAGTTCTCGGGGAGCTGGCAGTGAAATCCAGGGCGGGCTCCAGAAAGATCCGTACATAGCAGAAGACGGCGCTCTGGCCCGCTTTGTCCCTCGCTTCAACTTCACCAAAGCAGACTTGAATCGCGTTGTAGAATTTAAGATCAAGGGGGATGATGTCATAGTTTTTCTGCACATTCAGAAGACAGGCGGTACGACGTTTGGTAGGCACTTGGTGAGGAACATCCAGTTAGAGAGGCCGTGCGAGTGCCACGCAGGTCAGAAGAAATGTACCTGCTTCCGGCCAGGTAAAAAGGAAACCTGGCTCTTCTCTCGGTTCTCCACCGGCTGGAGCTGTGGGCTGCATGCAGACTGGACTGAACTGACCAGCTGTGTCCCTTCACGGATGAACTCACCGGATGCTCCCAAGAACTTGCCCAG TAGGAACTATTATTATATAACCATCTTAAGAGACCCTGTGTCACGCTACCTTAGTGAGTGGCGTCATGTCCAACGCGGCGCCACCTGGAAGGCATCTTTACATGTGTGTGACGGACGATCACCAACGCTAACAGAGCTGCCAAGCTGCTATTCAGGAGATGACTGGTCGGGCTGCACCCTGCAGGAGTTCATGGACTGTCCCTACAACCTGGCCAACAACCGGCAGACCCGCATGCTGGCTGACCTCAGCCTGGTGGGCTGCTACAACGTCTCCGCCATGAGTGAGGAGGAGCGCTGGGCAGTGCTTCTGGAGAGTGCGAAACGCAACCTGCGTGGCATGGCCTTCTTTGGACTGACTGAGTATCAGCGTAAGACCCAGTATCTGTTTGAGCGAACCTTCAACTTGGAGTTCATCGCACCCTTTACGCAACTCAATGGTACACGGGCATCCAGTGTCGAGGTGCCTTCTGAGACGCAGTGCAGGATTCGCCAGCTGAACCGATGGGACGTGGAGCTGTACGAGTATGCCCGCGACCTTTTCCTGCAGCGCTTCCAGGTGGCGAGGCAGCAGGAGCGCAGGCAGGCCAGGGAGAGGCGGCAACAGGAGAGGAGGCGGCTCCGAGGAAGGCTCGCAACAAAGCAAGAGAGGCAGCTGAAGCCCACTGAAACCCCACGACAGTCCAACATCCATTCTGTCAAAGCTGAGGAGCAGCGGAGAGAGGATGCTGCTGAAGACGGTGTGGAGTCTGAAGTGCTGCTCCCAGACTGGTGGGATCTGGATGAGAACAGCACTATGGAGGACTATCTTGATAATGTGGAGCAGTGGTAG
- the hs6st2 gene encoding heparan-sulfate 6-O-sulfotransferase 2 isoform X2 — translation MDEKSNHHRLLIVLLMVLLFGVIMIQYVCPSRSECQMLHHLGSWFNAGSATSSRGAGSEIQGGLQKDPYIAEDGALARFVPRFNFTKADLNRVVEFKIKGDDVIVFLHIQKTGGTTFGRHLVRNIQLERPCECHAGQKKCTCFRPGKKETWLFSRFSTGWSCGLHADWTELTSCVPSRMNSPDAPKNLPRNYYYITILRDPVSRYLSEWRHVQRGATWKASLHVCDGRSPTLTELPSCYSGDDWSGCTLQEFMDCPYNLANNRQTRMLADLSLVGCYNVSAMSEEERWAVLLESAKRNLRGMAFFGLTEYQRKTQYLFERTFNLEFIAPFTQLNGTRASSVEVPSETQCRIRQLNRWDVELYEYARDLFLQRFQVARQQERRQARERRQQERRRLRGRLATKQERQLKPTETPRQSNIHSVKAEEQRREDAAEDGVESEVLLPDWWDLDENSTMEDYLDNVEQW, via the exons ATGGATGAGAAATCCAACCACCACCGGCTCCTGATCGTACTCCTCATGGTGTTGCTCTTTGGCGTCATTATGATCCAGTATGTTTGCCCGAGCAGGTCCGAGTGCCAGATGCTCCACCATCTGGGATCCTGGTTTAACGCCGGCAGCGCAACTAGTTCTCGGGGAGCTGGCAGTGAAATCCAGGGCGGGCTCCAGAAAGATCCGTACATAGCAGAAGACGGCGCTCTGGCCCGCTTTGTCCCTCGCTTCAACTTCACCAAAGCAGACTTGAATCGCGTTGTAGAATTTAAGATCAAGGGGGATGATGTCATAGTTTTTCTGCACATTCAGAAGACAGGCGGTACGACGTTTGGTAGGCACTTGGTGAGGAACATCCAGTTAGAGAGGCCGTGCGAGTGCCACGCAGGTCAGAAGAAATGTACCTGCTTCCGGCCAGGTAAAAAGGAAACCTGGCTCTTCTCTCGGTTCTCCACCGGCTGGAGCTGTGGGCTGCATGCAGACTGGACTGAACTGACCAGCTGTGTCCCTTCACGGATGAACTCACCGGATGCTCCCAAGAACTTGCCCAG GAACTATTATTATATAACCATCTTAAGAGACCCTGTGTCACGCTACCTTAGTGAGTGGCGTCATGTCCAACGCGGCGCCACCTGGAAGGCATCTTTACATGTGTGTGACGGACGATCACCAACGCTAACAGAGCTGCCAAGCTGCTATTCAGGAGATGACTGGTCGGGCTGCACCCTGCAGGAGTTCATGGACTGTCCCTACAACCTGGCCAACAACCGGCAGACCCGCATGCTGGCTGACCTCAGCCTGGTGGGCTGCTACAACGTCTCCGCCATGAGTGAGGAGGAGCGCTGGGCAGTGCTTCTGGAGAGTGCGAAACGCAACCTGCGTGGCATGGCCTTCTTTGGACTGACTGAGTATCAGCGTAAGACCCAGTATCTGTTTGAGCGAACCTTCAACTTGGAGTTCATCGCACCCTTTACGCAACTCAATGGTACACGGGCATCCAGTGTCGAGGTGCCTTCTGAGACGCAGTGCAGGATTCGCCAGCTGAACCGATGGGACGTGGAGCTGTACGAGTATGCCCGCGACCTTTTCCTGCAGCGCTTCCAGGTGGCGAGGCAGCAGGAGCGCAGGCAGGCCAGGGAGAGGCGGCAACAGGAGAGGAGGCGGCTCCGAGGAAGGCTCGCAACAAAGCAAGAGAGGCAGCTGAAGCCCACTGAAACCCCACGACAGTCCAACATCCATTCTGTCAAAGCTGAGGAGCAGCGGAGAGAGGATGCTGCTGAAGACGGTGTGGAGTCTGAAGTGCTGCTCCCAGACTGGTGGGATCTGGATGAGAACAGCACTATGGAGGACTATCTTGATAATGTGGAGCAGTGGTAG
- the mbnl3 gene encoding muscleblind-like protein 3 isoform X1 has translation MAVSMTMGRDTKWLTLEVCREFQRGTCSRSDAECKFAHPSRSCHVENGRVIACFDSLKGRCTRENCKYLHPPPHLKTQLEINGRNNLIQQKAAAAMLAQQMQFMLPGAQLQPITTFPVTHSLATNPSMAFSPYLSHMGPAMGLMPELLPSTPLLVPGSPTGLAAMGNGTSAQKHVRTDKLEVCREFQRGNCTRGESDCRYAHPLEAGMVDCSENSVIVCMDYIKGRCSRDKCKYFHPPAHLQARIKATQHQASQNTASAALALPPGAVQSLPKRQILEKSNGAAAHVFNPSMFHYQQALANMQLQQPAFIPTVDPSELLTSDPVELQCVPMETHYCPVPKLLVAAPVALNSVSLSRNPS, from the exons ATGGCTGTCAGCATGACCATGGGACGGGATACCAAATGGCTGACCTTGGAAGTGTGTCGTGAGTTTCAGAGAGGCACCTGCTCGCGGTCTGACGCCGAGTGTAAGTTTGCACATCCCTCCCGGAGCTGTCATGTGGAGAATGGCCGAGTCATCGCCTGCTTTGATTCACTCAAG GGGCGCTGCACGCGAGAGAACTGTAAATACCTGCACCCACCGCCGCACCTGAAAACCCAGCTGGAGATCAACGGGAGGAACAACCTGATCCAGCAGAAGGCCGCGGCAGCCATGTTGGCTCAACAGATGCAGTTCATGTTGCCTGGAGCACAACTGCAGCCCATA ACAACATTCCCGGTGACGCATTCCCTGGCAACGAATCCCAGTATGGCATTTAGTCCATATCTCAGCCACATGGGCCCAGCCATGGGCTTGATGCCTGAGCTGCTCCCCAGCACTCCCCTTCTGGTCCCTGGGAGTCCCACCGGCCTGGCAGCCATGGGGAATGGAACCTCAGCACAAAAACATGTGCGCACAGACAAGCTGGAG GTTTGTCGAGAATTCCAGCGGGGTAACTGCACGCGTGGTGAGAGCGACTGCCGCTACGCTCACCCCCTGGAGGCTGGCATGGTGGACTGCAGCGAAAACTCCGTCATTGTCTGCATGGATTACATTAAAGGCCGCTGCAGCCGAGACAAGTGCAAGTACTTCCATCCCCCGGCTCACCTGCAGGCCAGGATCAAGGCTACACAGCACCAAGCTAGTCAAAACACGGCGTCTGCAGCCTTG GCTCTTCCTCCAGGGGCCGTGCAGTCTCTACCAAAGAGGCAAATCCTAGAGAAGAGCAACGGAGCCGCTGCCCATGTCTTCAACCCCAGCATGTTCCACTACCAGCAAGCTCTGGCTAACATGCAGCTCCAGCAACCAGCCTTTATCCCCACTG TAGACCCCTCGGAGCTTTTGACCTCCGATCCGGTGGAGCTCCAGTGTGTTCCCATGGAAACCCATTACTGTCCCGTTCCCAAACTGCTGGTGGCGGCTCCAGTGGCACTAAACTCAGTAAGCCTTTCTCGAAACCCCAGTTAA
- the mbnl3 gene encoding muscleblind-like protein 3 isoform X2, producing MAVSMTMGRDTKWLTLEVCREFQRGTCSRSDAECKFAHPSRSCHVENGRVIACFDSLKGRCTRENCKYLHPPPHLKTQLEINGRNNLIQQKAAAAMLAQQMQFMLPGAQLQPITTFPVTHSLATNPSMAFSPYLSHMGPAMGLMPELLPSTPLLVPGSPTGLAAMGNGTSAQKHVRTDKLEVCREFQRGNCTRGESDCRYAHPLEAGMVDCSENSVIVCMDYIKGRCSRDKCKYFHPPAHLQARIKATQHQASQNTASAALALPPGAVQSLPKRQILEKSNGAAAHVFNPSMFHYQQALANMQLQQPAFIPTVPMMHGATTSTVSSASTPVTNVPFAESAASNQ from the exons ATGGCTGTCAGCATGACCATGGGACGGGATACCAAATGGCTGACCTTGGAAGTGTGTCGTGAGTTTCAGAGAGGCACCTGCTCGCGGTCTGACGCCGAGTGTAAGTTTGCACATCCCTCCCGGAGCTGTCATGTGGAGAATGGCCGAGTCATCGCCTGCTTTGATTCACTCAAG GGGCGCTGCACGCGAGAGAACTGTAAATACCTGCACCCACCGCCGCACCTGAAAACCCAGCTGGAGATCAACGGGAGGAACAACCTGATCCAGCAGAAGGCCGCGGCAGCCATGTTGGCTCAACAGATGCAGTTCATGTTGCCTGGAGCACAACTGCAGCCCATA ACAACATTCCCGGTGACGCATTCCCTGGCAACGAATCCCAGTATGGCATTTAGTCCATATCTCAGCCACATGGGCCCAGCCATGGGCTTGATGCCTGAGCTGCTCCCCAGCACTCCCCTTCTGGTCCCTGGGAGTCCCACCGGCCTGGCAGCCATGGGGAATGGAACCTCAGCACAAAAACATGTGCGCACAGACAAGCTGGAG GTTTGTCGAGAATTCCAGCGGGGTAACTGCACGCGTGGTGAGAGCGACTGCCGCTACGCTCACCCCCTGGAGGCTGGCATGGTGGACTGCAGCGAAAACTCCGTCATTGTCTGCATGGATTACATTAAAGGCCGCTGCAGCCGAGACAAGTGCAAGTACTTCCATCCCCCGGCTCACCTGCAGGCCAGGATCAAGGCTACACAGCACCAAGCTAGTCAAAACACGGCGTCTGCAGCCTTG GCTCTTCCTCCAGGGGCCGTGCAGTCTCTACCAAAGAGGCAAATCCTAGAGAAGAGCAACGGAGCCGCTGCCCATGTCTTCAACCCCAGCATGTTCCACTACCAGCAAGCTCTGGCTAACATGCAGCTCCAGCAACCAGCCTTTATCCCCACTG TTCCCATGATGCACGGTGCCACCACCTCCACTGTTTCGTCGGCCTCGACCCCAGTCACCAATGTTCCTTTCGCTGAATCTGCCGCCTCGAATCAG TAG
- the rap2c gene encoding ras-related protein Rap-2c, producing the protein MKEYKVVVLGSGGVGKSALTVQFVTGTFIEKYDPTIEDFYRKEIEVDSSPSVLEILDTAGTEQFASMRDLYIKNGQGFILVYSLVNQQSFQDIRPMRDQIVRVKRFEKVPLILVGNKVDLESEREVAGSDGRALAQEWGCPFIETSAKSKTMVDELFAEIVRQMNYSTLPEKQEQCCTACVVQ; encoded by the exons ATGAAGGAATACAAAGTGGTGGTCCTGGGCAGCGGGGGGGTCGGCAAGTCCGCTCTCACCGTCCAGTTTGTGACCGGCACCTTCATCGAGAAATACGACCCGACCATCGAGGACTTTTACCGAAAGGAGATCGAGGTGGACTCCTCTCCGTCCGTGCTGGAGATCCTGGACACGGCCGGGACCGAGCAGTTCGCCTCCATGAGGGACCTGTACATCAAGAACGGCCAGGGCTTCATCCTGGTCTACAGCCTGGTCAACCAGCAGAGCTTCCAG gaCATCAGGCCGATGCGAGACCAAATAGTGCGAGTGAAGCGCTTCGAGAAGGTGCCGTTGATCCTGGTCGGGAACAAGGTCGACCTGGAGTCCGAGCGCGAGGTCGCTGGATCGGACGGACGGGCCCTGGCTCAAGAGTGGGGCTGCCCCTTCATTGAGACCTCTGCCAAGAGCAAGACCATGGTGGACGAGCTCTTCGCGGAGATCGTCCGACAGATGAATTACTCCACGCTCCCGGAGAAGCAGGAGCAATGCTGCACGGCCTGCGTGGTGCAGTGA